CCGTTGGTCAGCCCGAGCACGCTGGCCGCGAGCGTGCCCTGCGACACGCGCAGCGTGGACGCCCTCCCGGTGCTGGAGGTGGTGATCACGAGCCGGTTGCCGCTGTCGAGGTCGGCGCTCGCCAGCGGGTCCAGCGCGATATTGAGCTGGTCCAGCATCTCGACCACGTCGGCGGGGTCGCGGAACGTCACCGGCTTGGCAACCCCGTCTACGATGAAAGTGAACGTCTTGTCGTCGAAGTCGTCGGGATACGTCCGCGTGGTCAGGTCCACCGTCCCGGTGAGAACCGCCGCCCCGTTGGTGGTGGCCACGTACGTCGGCGCCAGCCCGCCCGCCGTACTTCCCGCGCTCTTGCGGGTGAGCCGGATGGAGTCGGTGGCGTTCAGGTCGGGGAAGTAGAACGGCACCTCCGTGGTTCCGTTCAGCGTGATGGTGCCGCGGTTCAGGATCGCCGGTGCACCCGGGAGGGGATTGGCGAAGGCCGAGAACTCGATCTGCCGCGTGCGGAGCACCCCGGAGCCGTTCGGGAAGAAGCCGTACGTTCCCGTTCCCGACCCGGTGCCCACCAGCCGCTCGCAGACGTACACCGCCGAGTTGCTCTGGATGACGATGGCCACCGACCCCGCCACCGGAAGGTGGAAAGAGCCGTCCGCGATGTAGTGCCGGCTTCCGAGGCCGCCGGTGATCAGGACCTGGTTGGTGGCGGCCGACGACTTGGCCCCGATGGAGAAGTTCCGCAGCACCACCGAGCTTCCCGCCGGAACGTCTGCGAAGAGCGACTGCCTGGCGTTCACGGTGGTCAGCCCGTCGATGTTCACGTCCGACCTCGCGTACACGTCGTACACGTTGCTGATGCCCACGTAGCCGTGCAGCCGCGTGCCGGACGCGTACACGTTGACGTTGAAGCCGATGGAGGTGCTGCCGACGCACCGGACGTCGGTCCAACTGTCGCGGTACCCGTGGTCCACGCAGCCGTAGGCGCAGGCGCTGGCATGCACCCGCTCGAAGCTGCAGTCGATGCAGCCGGAGGTGGGCCCGTCGCCGCCTGCGGCGACGCCGGTGGTGCACCGGGTGGCCGCCAGGTTCACCCCGCTGCTGTTCCAGCAGTCCAGCATCGAGAAGCCGGTGGTGAAGCCGCTGACCGAGCAGCCGATGAAGCGCCCCGCCTCCTGCGACTCCAGGGCAAACCCGGTCGAGTTCGGCGCGTTGAGGCCCTCGGCGTGGCAATCGATGATCGTGTTGCGGTAGCCGCCGATGTCGAACGCGCCCGCCATGTCGCCGAAGGTGCCCGCCGACGCATCGATGCGCAGGCCGCTCACCACGCAGTCGGTGGCCGCGCCGAACTCGAAGGCGCGGTCGCCGGTGCCGGTGACCACCGCGCCGTTGCCGTAGATGCGGATGTCGCGCGGGCGCGAGATCACGCGGTACACCAGCGCGGTTGCTGCGGACCACGCCTCCAGCACCGCGCGGTCCAGCTGCAGCGTACCCGCGTCGGCCGAGAGCACGGTGTAGATCTGGCCACGCAGGTGGGTGTCGTCGATGATCAGGATCTCCGATCCCGCCTCGATCAGCGGTGCCGGAGGCGGCGGCTCCGGCTCCCCCGGGTTCTCCGGGTTCCCCGGATCTACCGGATCTACCGGATCCACCGGTTCCTCCGGCTCTTCCGGGATCGTGATCGTCACCTGCGTCGAGCCGACCACGGTGTCGGCGGCCAGCGTGGTCGACGTCTCGTCGAGCGTGACGCCGGCAAAGAACACGTTCTGCGTCTGCTGCCCGGTGAAGGAGAGCGTGGAGACGATCCTCACCCCGGGGTTCAACACCAGCGCGGTGCCGCTGGGCACCACGCCGGGGGTCGAGCAGGTATAGGCGCCCGGCGCGAAGACGATGGCGCGGGCGTCCGCGTTGGCCGCCATCAGGTCGTTCAGCCGCTGCCAATCGTCTTCCTCGCCCGAGGGGGTGAAGCGCACGGCATCGGTAACGTTCAGGAGCGTGCCGTCCTCCAGCCGCAGCGCCGGCGAGCCTCCGTTGGCCGCGTCCGCGAAGAGTTCCACGCCCGCCAGGGGCGCGGGTACGTCCGCCCCGGGGACGGAGGGAAGGGTGAGGGTGATTACCGTATCCGTATCCGACACGAGCGATTCTCCTTCTGGAGACTGGAAAAGGCGGCGGCGGCTCCGAAAGGATGCGGGGAGCATCCCATCTTCGCCGCCGCCGGTGGGTCGTGGCGGCTCCGGCGCGGAGAACCCCGCAGCGGAGATTTGCCACACGCGATGAACGTCCGTACTTCCTGCATCCGGACCGACCCGACGAGCCACCGACATCCGTAGATCCACGCGGAACGGTTGCAGCCGGGAACACCGCGCGTCCTTAACAAGACAACCGTGTGGCCCGATCGTTAACACCTGAAGTCACATTCGCCCTGCCGTGCTCGCCACCACCCGTAAGAAGGCACGGAGAACCGATCGCGGTCCTCCGTGCCCTCTGTGTGAAATCCAGGATTGTCAATGCTCGAACCGGAGTTGCGAGATCACTCCGGCAGGGCGTCCGCCGCGGGGACCCCGTCCTCCACGTCGAAGGGAAGCGCCTGCGGGTCCTCGGCGTCGTCGTGCTCGGGGGCGGCGGCCTGGAGCGGCGCCGGGCGGGCGTCGAGGATGGGCCGCATCTCTGCGAACGAGGGCGTGAAGAGCGAAAGCTGGTCCGGCGCGGCGAACAGCGCGGCGAAGTCTTCGGGCCGGAGCGCGCGGGCCAGCCGCGACGCGTAGTTGTCGCGCAATACGCGCGCGTAGTGGTCCACGTCGTAGTCTCGCGGGTCGGCCCACTCCACGACGTCGTCGGGGGAGGGGACGACGCCTGCGCCGCCGCCCTGCGTGCGGTACACGCGCACCCGGTCCCCCACGCGCCAGTGCGTGCGGCCGCCGGCCAGCAGCGCCTCGTACGGCAGCTCGCGGCGCGACACGCTCGTCTCCGCGTAGCGCGCGGGCGACTTGGTCAGCCGCACCCGCGACGACACCTCGTACGTGGGCAGCTCGCGGCGGCGAAGCGCGTCCAGCGTATGGAGATACACCTCGCGCACGCCGGCCAGGTCGGCGGCGAAGAGGCGGGGGAGCGCGGCGCGGAGGAACGCCTCGCCGAATGGCTCCGCCCGGCTGGAGCGGAAGGCCACGCCGCGCAACTGCAGCGCGCCGTCGTAGCCCAGCAGCGCGTAGTTCTTGGGCTCGTGCGACAGCATCGCCGCGTATCGCCCCTCGAACTCCAGCTGCACCAGCGGCGGCAGCAGCGCCGCGACCTCGGCCACGACGCGGCGCTCGTCCGCCTCCGTCCACCCCTCCGGCACGGCGAAGTACACGCCGTCGGTGTCGGCCTCCAGCAGCGTCACGCCGCGCCCGGCCAGCGCGCGGCAGATGACGGCCAGCGTCTCGCGCCCGCGCCGCGTCACCTCGTTGGCCGCGTGCACGTCGGCGAAGCGCGTCAGCTCGCCGCCGGCGGCGAGGTAGCCGTAGGCCGAGTTGACGACGAGCTTCATCGCCGCCGAGGTGGCCTCCTGCGCGTGGCGCTCGGCCGAGCCGGGGGGCGCCGCGCGGGCGGCCGCCTTGGCCTGGAGGCGCAGCTCCACCAGCCGGTCCACCATCGCCAGCAGGGCGCCCAGCCGGTCGCGCTCCGGGCCGATGCGGTAGGCGCGCATGAGCGACGGATACAGGCTGGCCACGTCCGCCTTCACCACGCGCCGCGCCACGCCGGCGGCATAGAGGTGCAGCGCGGCGCCGCTGTGCGGCGTGCCGTCGGCCGGCTCGTGCGCGGGGAGCGCCGCGCCGGCGCGCAGGTAGGCGCGCACGAGCAGCGGGTCGATCACCCCGGTGGCCGCGCCGGCGTCGGCCAGCCGCTCGTAGCGGCGCGGCGCCATGCGCGCCAGCGCGAAGGCGGCGCCGCCCAGCAACCGGGCGAGCGCGGCCACCTCCTCCACGTCGTCCGTCGCGTAGCGCCGGATGCGCTCGGGGTCGCGGCGGTACACGGTGAAGATCTCGCGGCCCGGCACGTACTCGCGGTCGGGCGCGGCGATGCCGAGGTGGCGCGCCACCGCCTTGAGGCCGTGCCCGGGCAGCTCGCGCGTGGCGAAGTCGTAGCGCCACACGGCGTCCAGCGTGTCGATCAGCTCGCGGCCGGGGGCCATGAAGCGCGCGCGGCGCCGGCCGTCGCCCCACGTGGGATCCGCCGGCGTGCCGCGCCGCGCGGCGCGCTGCCGCAGCCCCAGCGCCGGCAGCCGCCCGAGCGCCAGCGGCACGCCGAGCCGGCGCGCCCGCTCCTCCAGGAAGGGGAGGTCGAAGCCCTGCAGGTTGTGGTTCTCGATGACGTCCGGGTCGGCCGCCGTGACCGCCGCCACCAGCCGCGCGATCAGCGCCGCCTCGGCCGCGTCGTCCTCGCCGTCGGCCTCCAGCGTGAACGCCTCACCGCGCGGGTCGCGCACGGCGATCATGAAGATGCGGTTGCGGCGCGCGTCCAGCCCCGTGGTCTCGAGGTCGAACTGCAGGCGGTGCAGCGCGTCGAAGGGGAGGTCGCGGAAGTAGGTGCGCCCCGTCGCCACCAGGTACTGCTCGTCGGGCGGCAGGCAGAGCAGCTCCTCGCGCGGCAGCTCGCGCACGTGCGGCACGACGCGGCCGAGCCGCCGCCCCGCGCCCTCCAGCAGGGCGGCGGTGAGCGTGTGCAGGCGGTCCGCGCTCACCAGCCAGCGCAGCGCGCCCGGGCCCTCCAGCTCGCGCCAGGTGACGGGCGCGCCGGAGCCCGCGGGGCCCAGCGCGTCGCCGAGGTGGCGGAGGTCGTCCAGCCGGTCGAGGAGGAGCCAGGGGCGGAAGCGCGCGTCCTCGCGCACCAGCGCGCCGCCACCGGGCGGGCGGCGCCAGACGGCGGCGCGGCCGTCGGGCTCGGCCCACACCGAGACGATGCCCGGCGTGGGATCCCAGCCCCAGAGCCATTCCTCCTCGAGCACGGTCATCGTGGCGTGCCGGGGACCAACGACGACGGGATGAACGGGAGAGATGACGGAAACGGAGGAACGGCTGACCGCCTCACCCCTCCACGGCCCACTGCGGGTTCCACACCACCTCCCAGAGGTGGTCGTCGGGATCCGCGAAGTAGCCGGCGTAGCCGCCCCAGAAGGTGTCGTGCGCGGGCTTCACGATCCGCGCGCCGGCCTGCACTGCCTGCGCCATCACCGCGTCCACGTCCTCGCGCCGGCGGACGTTGTGGCCGATCGTGAAGTTGGTGGGGCCGTGCGCCGACCTCGGGAGCCCGGTGTCGTGCGCGATGTCGTCGCGCGCCCAGAGGGCGAGGCGGAGGCCGGCCTGCAGGTCGAAGAAGGCGACGGCGCCGTGCTCGAACTCGCGGCCGACGATGCCCGGCGTCTGCAGCCCGAGCCCGTCGCGGTAGAAGGCGACGGCGCGCTCGAGGTCGTCGACGCCGAGCGTGAGGACGGTGATGCGTGGTTGCATGGCGAGGGCGGTGTGGGAGGGAACGGTATGGTCATCATCATCATGGGCGCCGCGGGCGCTGGCAAGACGACCGTCGGGCGCGCGCTCGCCGCGGCGCTCGGCTGGCCGTTCGTGGACGCGGACGACGTGCATCCGCCGGCGAACGTCGCGCGCATGCGGGCCGGCATCCCGCTGACGGACGCGGAGCGTGCGCCCTGGCTCGCCGCGCTCGCCGCGATGATCGCCGACGCGGTGGCCGGGCGGCGCTCGCTGGTGCTCGCCTGCTCGGCGCTGACGCGGGCGTACCGGCGCCGCCTCGTGCCCGGCGGCGCGC
The window above is part of the Longimicrobium sp. genome. Proteins encoded here:
- a CDS encoding ribonuclease H-like domain-containing protein; translation: MTVLEEEWLWGWDPTPGIVSVWAEPDGRAAVWRRPPGGGALVREDARFRPWLLLDRLDDLRHLGDALGPAGSGAPVTWRELEGPGALRWLVSADRLHTLTAALLEGAGRRLGRVVPHVRELPREELLCLPPDEQYLVATGRTYFRDLPFDALHRLQFDLETTGLDARRNRIFMIAVRDPRGEAFTLEADGEDDAAEAALIARLVAAVTAADPDVIENHNLQGFDLPFLEERARRLGVPLALGRLPALGLRQRAARRGTPADPTWGDGRRRARFMAPGRELIDTLDAVWRYDFATRELPGHGLKAVARHLGIAAPDREYVPGREIFTVYRRDPERIRRYATDDVEEVAALARLLGGAAFALARMAPRRYERLADAGAATGVIDPLLVRAYLRAGAALPAHEPADGTPHSGAALHLYAAGVARRVVKADVASLYPSLMRAYRIGPERDRLGALLAMVDRLVELRLQAKAAARAAPPGSAERHAQEATSAAMKLVVNSAYGYLAAGGELTRFADVHAANEVTRRGRETLAVICRALAGRGVTLLEADTDGVYFAVPEGWTEADERRVVAEVAALLPPLVQLEFEGRYAAMLSHEPKNYALLGYDGALQLRGVAFRSSRAEPFGEAFLRAALPRLFAADLAGVREVYLHTLDALRRRELPTYEVSSRVRLTKSPARYAETSVSRRELPYEALLAGGRTHWRVGDRVRVYRTQGGGAGVVPSPDDVVEWADPRDYDVDHYARVLRDNYASRLARALRPEDFAALFAAPDQLSLFTPSFAEMRPILDARPAPLQAAAPEHDDAEDPQALPFDVEDGVPAADALPE
- a CDS encoding VOC family protein — translated: MQPRITVLTLGVDDLERAVAFYRDGLGLQTPGIVGREFEHGAVAFFDLQAGLRLALWARDDIAHDTGLPRSAHGPTNFTIGHNVRRREDVDAVMAQAVQAGARIVKPAHDTFWGGYAGYFADPDDHLWEVVWNPQWAVEG
- a CDS encoding gluconokinase, with product MVIIIMGAAGAGKTTVGRALAAALGWPFVDADDVHPPANVARMRAGIPLTDAERAPWLAALAAMIADAVAGRRSLVLACSALTRAYRRRLVPGGAPAARDAVRFVHLHATPALLAARLGGRPGHFFPPALLESQLDTLEEPGVDEPAPVVTLDAAAAPAVLVAEIRAALGV